TCTAGATCTAGAACTGGGGTGGGACATCGACAATGCCCCACACAATGCTCACAACCTAGGTGATTCCATACCTTGCAAAATGCTCATAACCTAGATGGTTTAACGATCACAGCTTTAATTCTGTCGTTGGAACACAATTCGGCAGCCGTCTTGATTTATAGAGGATACTCTATGGATAATGATGCAAGTTCAGCGGCAATTGTTATGCTCAGGTGACCATAAAGTTACCGTAAAGCTACTTGCCAGATAGGATCATAAGGCGCTACTGTAGTGCTATATACAGCCATCGTCTTACTCATCTTATTTCCATTGGTTGGTGCATCCTTTTCGAGTATTAGGCAGGAGATATCGACACAAGCAGGTCGTCAGCTCTTTAAGACTGGAAGCTTTCAGGTTCTAGTCTTCTAGGTCAGACTTACTCTATCCCCTGATGTTCCTTCAGACATAATTATTTCTTATTAACCCCGCTAAGTCTTCGCTCATGGAGTGTTACATGGCTTATCATATTGTCTTGAGTCGCCCGTTTGACCTGGACGGGATAGAGAAAGCTGCTGCCAACGATCAGAAGCCACGTCATGCGTTATGGGCCTTGCGCCAACAGTTAAATGCACAGGTGCATCAGCCGGATCAAAAACAGGTAACCGTACACGATAAGATCCTAGCAAAAATTATCGGACAGCCTGAGCACTGGGCGCTGGCCCGCTGCCTGCTGACTTATCTAGGCGATAATGATGTTGTGTTTTGTGCCGGGGAGGATGTAGGTTTGCCTCTTGCTATCCTCGCAGGTTGGAAGCAGGCAAGAACTAAGTTTGTGGTCTCGGTCATGGCTCCCGATCGCTCCCGAGTACGTGGTGTCCTCAAGATGTTCAATCTGCAACACCATATTCCAACGTTTGTGGTGAATACCCAAAGGAAAGCTAAGTCGTTGATGGATTGGCTGTCGCTGCCCAGCGATCGCATCTGTATCTTGCCAGAACAAACTGACGTACGATTTTTTACGCCTGGCACCTGTCTTGCGGATAAAAAACGGCCTCTGATTGCCAGTGGAGGATTAGAGCAGCGCGACTATCAAACCTTGGCTGTGGCTACTAGCGATCTAGATGTTGACGTTCATATCTGTGCTGTTTCCCCGAATGCATCATCGAATACCAGGGTATCCCTTCCGGATCCAGTGCCTAGCTATATGACGATGCAGCACTATGACTGGCCAGATCTACGTCAACTCTATCGTGATGCGGATGTTGTGGTTGTGAGCCTGTTGCCCAATGATTACTCTGCAGGTTTGACCACGCTCATCGAAGCTATGGCCTGTCGCCGTCCTGTGATCATGACCCGCACGCCAGGCTTAGCAGAGGAGCTGATTGCTGAAGGGGTTGTCTTGGGCGTCCCTCCCCTCAATCCTGAGGCGCTCAGTGCCTCTATTCGCTGGCTCTTGAGCGATCGCAGTTTTGCTGATACTCTTGCCCAGCGAGGGTATGAAGCCGTCATGCAGCGCTTTACCAGCGAGAATCATGTCCAGTATCTAGCTAACTATATCCAACAGGTAGCTAGCCCAGAGGTAGCGCGACGACAAGAGATACTGAGCGCCTAGCCTAATATCGGCGATCGCTCCTCTCTAGAAGCGATCGCCCTCTTGGCTGAATCTATATTATCTAAAAGAGCCTTGGGTTATTCAGGGCGCGATCGCCGCAGACGATCCAGTTCTTGCTGAAGCTGATTGATTTCATCTCGAAGCTGATCGGCTTCGCTGCGGGTCGCCGACTTCTGGTGAGGCTCGACATCCACCGCATTATCTTCCGATCGCGCATAGTTGCCCGTGCGAATCGCTTGAAAGTCTGATGACTGCGACCACTCCTGGAGATATTTAACCCGCTCTACGGTAAACGGATGGGTGAGGAAAACGCCCTGAGATACATTGTTATACAGAAAAAACTTATAAACCTGATTCAGCCCATCCTCGTCAAGATCTTGGTAGCGCTCCGACTGGCGGACAAATTCCCGCAGATCCAGCTCATGGGCATAGCGGCTACTGCCTCCTGCCAGCTTCATCATATTGCGCAAGACTGGATCCAGCTCATCCATCACTAATAGTGCGGCGCGATCGGCAGATAGTTCTGCCTTACGCAACCATTCATAAAATGCCAGAATCAAGCCTGTGCTCACCAAGCTGCTCAGGCCAAAGGTCATGCTCGATAGCCCAAAGACCAGCGTAATAGCCCAGGTAGCCATCTGGTTGAGCGTGGTGTGGCCACATTTAATGTGACCGAGTTCATGGGCCATCACCGATCGCAGCTCGGTTTCATCGAGTAAATCCAATAGCCCGGTATTCAAGACTACGCAGGGGCGTTCCTGCCCAAGGGCATAAGCATTCACTAAGGGTGCTTGGGACACAAACAGCGTGGGTTCTGGATAGATGTCGAGGGATAGGACGCAATCTCGGAAAATGTGGTAAATCGACGCATATTGGCGCGGCCCTACTTCAATACTGTTGCCCATGAGATAGACGTAGCGCGGGCGTTCGTAGACAAATTCCACAAATTTACGGGCCACAAGGTCAAATCCAGGCACACTGCGCAGCGCCTGTTCGGCTTGCTCATCTTGGGGGTGACGAAAGGCAGCACTAGACAGTCCGGGGTAGGTGGGCATAGGGGCAACATGAAGAATCTGAACGGGTTAACCTGCAGGGGCGATCGCCCTTGGCTTGTCACTATTCTAGCTAACGATGCTCTGAGTCTTGGGGATGGTCTTGGAGGAACTCGATCCGACGACAAATTCCCAAGAACCACCGATTGCAGCCATCTTGCCCTGCGCTAGCATGGTAGCTGATTTGGGGGCGATCGCTCCCGTTCATCGCAATCCCTGTCCTTCTAGATCTATATATATGACACTCAAATTTCTTCCCACCTTGATCCTGACCACAGCTCTGTCTGTCGGCTCATGGCTGATGCCCAGTTTGCAGCCACGGGCGATCGCTCAACTACCAGACGGAATATCCCAGGAAGAGACTGCGGCGGCGGAGCAGGAGGCCATCCAAATGCTGCGCAACGATCCGCAACGGGTGCTGCAACTAGTACAAACTACCCTGGAACAAAATCCGCAACTGGTGCAATACCTGATGCAAAATCCTCAACTGGTACAGCAATTAGCCGGGCAAAGCGGTGACCTGATGCAGGAGTTGCAGCAGCATCCAGAACTTTTGGAGCAACTGGAGCAACTGATCCAGCCCAGCTTGTAAATCATCGTCACATCAGGGGCATATACCATCTTGACAAGCGATCGCGCCTATTGGTTAGCCTGGTCAACGCTGACCGGCATTGGGCCTATCCTCCTCCAGCGGCTGCAGCGGCACTTTGGCACCCTAGCAGCGGCCTGGGATGCTCCGGCGGCCGCCCTCGGAGAGGTGGATGGCTTTGGGCGGCAAACCTGCGACTCCATCCTGCGGGAGCGATCGCATCTGGATCCAGCCGAACTGCTAGCCACCCACAGTGACCACAATCCTAAC
This genomic interval from Candidatus Obscuribacterales bacterium contains the following:
- a CDS encoding glycosyltransferase family 4 protein — its product is MAYHIVLSRPFDLDGIEKAAANDQKPRHALWALRQQLNAQVHQPDQKQVTVHDKILAKIIGQPEHWALARCLLTYLGDNDVVFCAGEDVGLPLAILAGWKQARTKFVVSVMAPDRSRVRGVLKMFNLQHHIPTFVVNTQRKAKSLMDWLSLPSDRICILPEQTDVRFFTPGTCLADKKRPLIASGGLEQRDYQTLAVATSDLDVDVHICAVSPNASSNTRVSLPDPVPSYMTMQHYDWPDLRQLYRDADVVVVSLLPNDYSAGLTTLIEAMACRRPVIMTRTPGLAEELIAEGVVLGVPPLNPEALSASIRWLLSDRSFADTLAQRGYEAVMQRFTSENHVQYLANYIQQVASPEVARRQEILSA
- a CDS encoding M48 family metallopeptidase; its protein translation is MPTYPGLSSAAFRHPQDEQAEQALRSVPGFDLVARKFVEFVYERPRYVYLMGNSIEVGPRQYASIYHIFRDCVLSLDIYPEPTLFVSQAPLVNAYALGQERPCVVLNTGLLDLLDETELRSVMAHELGHIKCGHTTLNQMATWAITLVFGLSSMTFGLSSLVSTGLILAFYEWLRKAELSADRAALLVMDELDPVLRNMMKLAGGSSRYAHELDLREFVRQSERYQDLDEDGLNQVYKFFLYNNVSQGVFLTHPFTVERVKYLQEWSQSSDFQAIRTGNYARSEDNAVDVEPHQKSATRSEADQLRDEINQLQQELDRLRRSRPE